In Miscanthus floridulus cultivar M001 chromosome 5, ASM1932011v1, whole genome shotgun sequence, one genomic interval encodes:
- the LOC136453136 gene encoding protein MIZU-KUSSEI 1-like, translating into MLHYSYSTPQPSPPMSPLIAPATPRTPGAAAASVPSTLPPASPRPAITLTAPPSSNKRQRRGAGAARSSLRAIRAVRALFRSLPILAPACRLPGVIPRHGVGGGGPRGGHHIDGASRMTGTLFGHRRARVTLAVQETPGSVPILLLELAMQTGRFMQEMGAEHLRVALECEKKPPGAGAGIGRARLLDEPLWTAYVNGRKIGYAVRREPTEGDLTVLQLLRTVSAGAGVLPADVVGGGGAPEGQEAGDLAYMRAHFDRVVGSRDSESFYMLNPDGNNGPELSIFFIRI; encoded by the coding sequence ATGCTACATTACAGTTACAGCACGCCGCAGCCCTCCCCGCCGATGTCACCGCTCATCGCCCCCGCGACGCCCCGCACCCCGGGCGCCGCGGCGGCCTCGGTGCCTTCGACGCTGCCGCCGGCCTCGCCGCGACCCGCGATCACGCTCACGGCGCCGCCGTCGTCCAACAAGCGGCAGCGGCGCGGCGCAGGGGCCGCGCGCTCCTCCCTGCGCGCCATCCGCGCCGTGCGCGCGCTGTTCCGGTCCCTCCCGATCCTCGCGCCGGCGTGCCGCTTACCGGGCGTCATCCCGCGGCACGGCGTTGGCGGCGGCGGGCCGAGGGGCGGCCACCACATCGACGGCGCGTCCCGCATGACGGGGACGCTGTTCGGGCACCGCAGGGCGCGGGTGACGCTGGCGGTGCAGGAGACGCCCGGGAGCGTGCCCATCCTGCTGCTGGAGCTCGCCATGCAGACCGGGAGGTTCATGCAGGAGATGGGCGCCGAGCACCTGCGCGTCGCGCTCGAGTGCGAGAAGAAGCCCCCGGGCGCCGGCGCCGGTATCGGGCGCGCCAGGCTGCTCGATGAGCCTCTGTGGACGGCCTACGTCAACGGCCGCAAGATCGGCTACGCCGTGCGCCGGGAGCCCACGGAGGGCGACCTCACGGTCCTGCAGCTCCTGCGCACGGTGTCGGCAGGCGCCGGCGTGCTGCCGGCAGACGTTGTCGGCGGTGGCGGTGCCCCCGAAGGGCAGGAGGCCGGTGATTTGGCGTACATGCGCGCGCACTTCGATCGCGTCGTGGGGTCACGGGACTCGGAGTCGTTCTACATGCTCAACCCTGACGGCAACAACGGGCCGGAGCTTAGCATCTTCTTCATCAGGATATGA